GCCGAGTAGCAGCAGGTCGAGCAGAGGGACGCAGAGCAGAAGCACTGATGAGAGACGGCGCAGCCGCAGCAGATACCGCGCAGCGAGGCCAGCAGCGAGCACAGCCCAAAAACCGATCTCACAGGCGAGAATCCCGATCACGATGATGTTCATACTGCAAGGCTCGCGCCCATCCTCGACCAGCGGATCCTCCTCGCGGCCCGTTCACCCTCGTTCGATCGAAGGAGCCGGGACGCCTGCTGGTGGGCGAAGATAGGACTATGCAAGCAGACTGGGTGAAGACGCTTCCCGCGCACCCGCGCCGCCGCGATACCCTCATCGCCGGATTCTGGCTTGTCGTCGGCGCTGCGGCTTGGGCTGCCGGGTTCACCGGGATTTGGCGGCAGCTCGCGGTCATAGAGGCGCCTCGTTGGTGGTTCCTCGTGACCCTGGCTGCCGTGGTGGCGCTCCTGCTTGTTCGCTCGCGCATGCCGCTCCTCGCGCTCGCTCTCGGTGCGTGCGTCGCGCTTGTCGACACCTTGCTTGGGGCGAGCCTTGCGGTTGTCTTCGCTTTCACTGACCTGATCTACGCCGCGGTGAAGTACGGCAGCGCCGGCGCGGTACGGATCCTGTTGCGTGTCGCTGGAGTCGCTGCGGTCGCGCTTGCGGCCGCAGTGGTGCTCGTCGCGCCTGGGCACCCGACGGTCGCGGTTGCGCTCGTGCAATGGGGGCTCATTGTCGCGGTCTCTGGCCTGTGGGGCTGGAACGTCCGTGCCGAGCGGGCGAGCACCTCCGCGGAACTCGCTCGGCGACACGCAAGCGATACTCGCGAACTGCGCACGCGGATCGCCCACGACCTGCACGACCTTGTCGCGAACCAGATCGCCGTTGCAGGGCTACACGTCGAAGCGGCGAAGCTGCAGGCGGCGAAGCTTGGGCGCCCTGAAGCGGGGAGCGCTGGCGGAGGCCTCCCAGTTCACGACGATCGATCAGCGCCAGGGCCGCGACCCGAGCTTGCCGCCCTCGCACAGAGCCTCGAGCGCGCGAAGAGCGGAACCGACCGCGCGCACCACGAGCTCCGCGGTCTCATCTCTGTGCTCACGCTTGTCGACGAGGCTGATAGTGGAGCGCCCGCCAATGCGGGCGAAGAGCTCGCTGCCCTCGCCAACCTGCTGCCGGCGGGGCGCGAACTCAGATGGGTTGGCTCGGCTGAGGGCACGATCGGGCTCGCGCTCGCTGGGGAGCAGGCTGCGCGGGTGCGGATCCTTCTGCGCGCGCTTCAGGAGCTCACCGCGAACGCCGCGAAGCACGGCAGCGGTGACGTCGAGATGCGCGCCGAACTCCTCGGCGGCGATTCTGAGACGGCCGCTGGCCGCCCGCTCCAGATCACCGTCAGCAATCCACGTCGGCCAGGCGAACACGCCGCGCCGTCGGGCACCGGCCTCGGCATCGAGGGGACCCGCGTGTTGCTCGAAAGCGTCGGTGGCCGGCTACGTTCGAGCGCGGACGGAGACTCGTGGAGCGCCGAACTGGAGCTGCCGATTCTCGGAGCTCGCGGGCGGCGGGCAACTGCAACAGAAGGAAAACGATGACTCAACCGATCAGGATCCTCATCGCAGACGACCATGAGGCTGTGCGGAGCGGCGTCGCCGCGATACTCCAGGCCGACGGCGGGATCGAGGTTGTGGCCGAGGCCGAGAACGGGTTCGACGCGCTCGCGGCCTGCCACCGCGTGTCGCCAGACGTTGCGCTCGTCGACTTGCGCATGCCTGGAACCGACGGCGTGTGGGCGACCGAGCGAATCACCGCCGAGACGGCGACTCGAGTGCTTGTGCTCACGACGTACGACTCTGGCGACCTCATCGCGAGCGCGCTCGCGGCGGGAGCACATGGGTACTTGTTGAAGAGCACGAGCGGCGGCGACCTCATCGATGCGGTTCGGCACGTCGCTGAGGATCGGCATGTGCTCGACCCGGCTGTCGCTGGGTCGGTGATCGCCGGGTTTGCCGCTGCGCAGCGAGGTGGCCCGGCGGCTGGGGGAGAGACCTCGGGGGGACTCGCCGAGCTGACACCGCGCGAGCGGCAGGTGCTCGAACTGCTCGTCGCAGGCCTGTCGAACCAGCAGATCGCCGCCGAACTCAACATTGGGGTCACGACGGTGAAGACGCACGTCGGGTCGCTGTATGCGAAGAGCGGCGCGGCCTCACGCGTGCAGCTTGCGGCGCTCGGCGCGGCCGCTATCTGACGCGCAGGGCTGCAGGAAGGATCCGCGCCTCGAAAGCGATGACATCCTCGAAATCGTCGCCGTCCACTTCAAATGCGTGCGGGTGCGGCAGCTCGACGCGCACGCGCTTCGCCCGCAAATGACCGGTCGTCTCCGAGCTCTCGGCGCGATCTGCGCCAGTCAACAGTCGCTTCAACCCGTTCTCCCACACCATATTGCGCATCGTGTCGAGCCAGGCCGCGACGCCATCTGCCCGCAGCACAAGCATGTCGAGCTCACCGTCGTCGGGTTCAGCGTCGGGAAGAAGCGTGATCCCACCCTGGATCGTGCCGCAGTTCGCGACGAGCAGGGTGTGCGCCTGCTCAGGCTGCGGGTCCTTGCCGTCGAGCGAGAGCGAGAACTCGACAACCTCTGTCTCGGCTGCCGCACGCCCAAGCGACTCGACGTATGCGAGCCAGCCAGCACGCGCCTTCAGCTCGTCATCGGTTTCAACGATCATCTGCGCGTCGATGCCGAAACCAACCATCACGACGAAGGCCTGCACCTCCTCGTTGCCATCTGCATGTGTGATCGTTGCCTCGCCAAGATCAAGCGTTCGCGAGTCGCCCGTGAGCACGCGCGCGAAGGCTGCCTCGGCATCGCCGAGTGGGACGCCGAGATTTCGTGCGAGCAGGTTGCCTGTACCGAGCGGGATGATCCCGAGTTCCACGCTTGGGCCGTCCTCGGCGGCCGTCTCTCCGAGCGCCCCTGCGACGGCGCGCACGGTGCCATCGCCGCCTGCGGCCACAACGACGGAGCACCCAGCGGTGCGGGCGGCACGAGCCGCGCCGGCGCCCGGATCGTCGACGCTCGTCTCGAACCAGTGCAGCACGGGAGCATCCCCGCCCGCAGCGGTGACGGCGGCAGCGACAGCCGTGCGCAGCTCGCTCTCTGCTGCCTTCGACGGATTCCAGACGATGCCGATGGTCTCGCGCACGGTGTGCCCCCCTGCCGTGGTGCACTCAGCTCGACTGCCGAGTGCGGGTGACACTATGCTCGCGCGATTGGCTGACAGTTAGCCGATTGTGAGTTACAGCTGCGCGAGCTGTGCCTTCCAGTATGCGCGCCACTCTTCGATGCGCTCACCCGAGCTCATCCCATCTTGGCTGATAGCGAGAATTGTCTTGGTCGCATCCTTCGCAGTCGCAGACACCTCGACTTTCCCGGCGCCGGCGAGCGTGAACCGCCAGAACGAGCGCTTCTCGGTCCGCGAGCTGCGTGACCCGGAGACCTCGTGGCCAAGGTGCTCGGCAGCCTCACCGAAGCGATCGGTCCACGCGGCAAGCGCGGCGTCGCGCTCGAGCGGGAGCGTACGACTCGCGCTCACGCGAAAGTCGCCGGTAGACGACTGGCCGGGTACCCGCAGCCCGGCGTGCTGTTCGAACGCGATGGCAACGCCCTGAGCCCACCACTCCTCGTTCTCGACGTTGGGAGGCATCGTTGCAAGCGCGAGCTTCGCAATCTCAGCGTGCCCGAGCGAACGGGCTCCGTGCGCGTCGAACACGGCGACCCAGTCCGTCCACACCCTACCTGTCGCACGCTCGATCGCCGGAACACGCTCTCCGCGGGTGTTGTTTCCAGTGGTGGCGCTCGTCGCATTCATAGTGTCAGTGTATTCCGGGGGCCGATTGGTGTGGGGGTCGGGTAACGGCCCTGTTCAATACGAACGCAGCGGCCGACGAATGATTGAATGAGGGGCATGAAAGAAACGCTCACGGGCACAGCGAACCGAGCAACGAGGCGCTACGCCGAGCAAGAGTCGTCGCAGCACGCGGCCCACGGTCTCGACGCTCTAGAGCCAGGAGAGGCCGGCGACAGCACGGAGCTCGAGCAGTTTCGCATCGACCTCGAGCGCATCCGCTTCTCTTCGTACTTCGCGCGCCTCTCAGACGTGACGCAGGTCGTGCCGCAGTCGGGTGTCGGCCCGGTGATGCACAACAGGCTGACTCACTCACTCAAGGTCAGCGCGGTCGCCAGAGTCGTCGCGGCGAACCTCGCCGGAGCAGTCGCGCAACACAACGCGTTCGAGCGGGGTGAGGCGTCGACTGACGACGAGACTGGCGCAATTGTGGCGGCGCTCGGCGGCTGCGACACCATCGTCGCGCAGGCCGCCGCCCACGCCCACGACCTCGGGCATCCGCCGTTCGGTCACCTCGGTGAGCGGGTGCTCGACAGGGTCGCCCGCGAGCGCCTCGGGCTCGCCGAGGGGTTTGAGGGCAATGCGCAGACGTTCCGCATCCTCACGTCGCTCGACACACTCGGGCGCGACTTCGCAGGCCTCAATCTCACGGCAGCGGTTCGGGCATCTGTGCTGAAGTACCCGTGGACGCGGGCACGCTGGGTCGGCGTTACCGCGAACGAGCTCCCCGTCACCGAGCGGCCGCGAGGCGTCGGCAACGATCCAGTGAATGGCGCCGAGAAGTTCTCGAGCTACGTGCTCGAGGTGGGCGAGCTCGAGCAGGCGCTCTCGGCGTTCCCGGCGATCGCCGAGGGCGTGCAAACTGTCGAGTGCGCGGTGATGGATGTCGCCGACGACATCGCATACGCGGTGCACGATCTCGACGACTTCACGAGGGCCGGCGTGCTGCAGCACGCAGCAGTCGCCGCCGAGCTGCAGACCTGGCTCGCTGAAGACGCTGTGCTTGCGGCCGAGCCCCTGGCCAAGATTCAGGTGGAGTGGCGAAGGCCCGGCCGCTCGCTTGAACTCAAGTGGCGCGGCATGAGCCGGAAGGACGGCTGGATTGCCGACCGCGACGCGTTCAGGGACGCGGTGCAGCTCGTGAGCGACGAGCTTGTCGACGGCCTGCTGCTTTCCCCCTACGACGGCGGGATCGCGAGCGAACGCGCAGTGTCGGGCTTCACCCGCCGCTGGATTGAGCGACTTCGTTCCTCAATCGTCGTGGAGGCGAGGCCCCATATGCGCGGCGGCCACGTTCGGCTGAACCAGCGCGCGTGGCATGAGGTCGCCGTGCTGAAATTCGTGCACTCAAGCTTTGTGCTTGAGTCCCCAGACCTGGCGCACTCGCAGCGCGGTCAGGCCCGCGTCGTTGAGGAGCTGGTGCTCGGCTTCGACGCGTGGCTGTCAGACCCTGTCGACGCGGGTCGCGCCCCACGCAGACTCCTTGAATGGGTCGATGAGGCGACGGAGAGCCTGTTCGACCTGTCGAAGGAACGCCCGGAACTGCTGCAGGGCGATATCTCGGGCGCTGGAATCCACAGGAGGGGACGCGCGCGTGCGATCCTCGACTATGTCTCGTCGTTCACAGATCAGCAGGCGGTGGCCGCGTTCGACCTGCTCACCCGCGCCGGCTAGCGCGGGGCGGCGCTAGCCCGTCACCTCGAAGTCAGTCCCTGGCTCCCACGGCACGGCCCAGCCGACACCGTCGAAGACGCTCGAGAGCAGCATTCCGGTGAAGCCCCACACCGTATGGCCGCCGAACCGATCCTGCAGCTTGAACGCGGCGCCGCGATGCGTCGCCCCCTCTCGTCGCAGCACGGAATGGCCGCGGGCCGCGGGATCGAGCAGTTCGGCGACTGGTACTCGGAAGACCTCAACGGACTCGGTGTGATCGGCGGCCACGTTACTCGGAAGGCGCCACCAGCCGATCACGGGCGTGACAAGGTTACGGCTCACCGGCACATGGATCTCGGGGAGCGTGCCGAGAACCTCGACCCCGGTGGGGTCGAGGCCTGTCTCCTCTGCGGCCTCGCGAAGCGCGGTCTGTGCCATGTCTGTGTCCTCGGGCTCGACGCCGCCACCGGGGAACGCGATCTGACCCGCGTGGTGCCGCATCCGCGTTGCGCGCCTCGTGAGCAGCACGTCGAGCTCTGCGGCGACAGGCTCCCCGGCGGAAGGGTCGGCAGGCACCTGATCGAGCGCTCCGAACAAGATCAGCACCGCAGACCTGCGGAGCTCTCCGTCAGTCTGCGGGAAGGGAGGGGTGAAATTGATGCCGAACCCGCGGTCGACCGCGTCCTTCAGCTGCTGCCGCGCTTCCGCCTTCGTCCGTGCCATGACCTTAGCTTAGGCGGTAGACCCGCGGCGCCTTTGCTTCTAGCCTTGACGTGACTATGACTACTGAGGAACTCGACTACACGATCAGGCAGGCAGCCCCCGGAGACTACGATGCGATCATCGCCGTTGTGGATGAGTGGTGGGGACGACCCATGACAGGTGCTGTGCAGCGGCTCTTCCTGGATCACTTCTTCGACACGAGTTTCGTCGCTGAGCCCGCGAACTCATCGAACCAGGCGCCAGGGTCGGTTGTCGGATTTCTCATTGGCTTTCACTCGCCAGGGCAACCCGACACCAGCTACATCCACTTCGTCGGGGTGCACCCGGAGGTGCGCCGATCAGGCCTCGCAGGTGCACTGTATGAGCGCTTCTTCGCATCCGCGCGTTCCGCGGGCCGCAGCAGAGTTCGAGCTATCACGTCCCCGATCAACTCGCGTTCCGTGGCGTTTCATCAGGCCGTTGGCTTCACGGTTTCGGAGCGCATTTCAGCCTATGACGGCCCTGGCAACGACAGGGTGACCTTCGAGCGCGAGCTATGAGTGGCTGGGTGAACGGAGTGGACGACAGGACTGCTGATCTCATTGGCGAAGTCACGCGCGCCGTCGTCGCATTGGATCCGGGAGGCCT
Above is a window of Leucobacter aridicollis DNA encoding:
- a CDS encoding GNAT family N-acetyltransferase is translated as MTTEELDYTIRQAAPGDYDAIIAVVDEWWGRPMTGAVQRLFLDHFFDTSFVAEPANSSNQAPGSVVGFLIGFHSPGQPDTSYIHFVGVHPEVRRSGLAGALYERFFASARSAGRSRVRAITSPINSRSVAFHQAVGFTVSERISAYDGPGNDRVTFEREL
- a CDS encoding diacylglycerol/lipid kinase family protein, whose amino-acid sequence is MRETIGIVWNPSKAAESELRTAVAAAVTAAGGDAPVLHWFETSVDDPGAGAARAARTAGCSVVVAAGGDGTVRAVAGALGETAAEDGPSVELGIIPLGTGNLLARNLGVPLGDAEAAFARVLTGDSRTLDLGEATITHADGNEEVQAFVVMVGFGIDAQMIVETDDELKARAGWLAYVESLGRAAAETEVVEFSLSLDGKDPQPEQAHTLLVANCGTIQGGITLLPDAEPDDGELDMLVLRADGVAAWLDTMRNMVWENGLKRLLTGADRAESSETTGHLRAKRVRVELPHPHAFEVDGDDFEDVIAFEARILPAALRVR
- a CDS encoding response regulator translates to MTQPIRILIADDHEAVRSGVAAILQADGGIEVVAEAENGFDALAACHRVSPDVALVDLRMPGTDGVWATERITAETATRVLVLTTYDSGDLIASALAAGAHGYLLKSTSGGDLIDAVRHVAEDRHVLDPAVAGSVIAGFAAAQRGGPAAGGETSGGLAELTPRERQVLELLVAGLSNQQIAAELNIGVTTVKTHVGSLYAKSGAASRVQLAALGAAAI
- a CDS encoding deoxyguanosinetriphosphate triphosphohydrolase family protein, whose amino-acid sequence is MKETLTGTANRATRRYAEQESSQHAAHGLDALEPGEAGDSTELEQFRIDLERIRFSSYFARLSDVTQVVPQSGVGPVMHNRLTHSLKVSAVARVVAANLAGAVAQHNAFERGEASTDDETGAIVAALGGCDTIVAQAAAHAHDLGHPPFGHLGERVLDRVARERLGLAEGFEGNAQTFRILTSLDTLGRDFAGLNLTAAVRASVLKYPWTRARWVGVTANELPVTERPRGVGNDPVNGAEKFSSYVLEVGELEQALSAFPAIAEGVQTVECAVMDVADDIAYAVHDLDDFTRAGVLQHAAVAAELQTWLAEDAVLAAEPLAKIQVEWRRPGRSLELKWRGMSRKDGWIADRDAFRDAVQLVSDELVDGLLLSPYDGGIASERAVSGFTRRWIERLRSSIVVEARPHMRGGHVRLNQRAWHEVAVLKFVHSSFVLESPDLAHSQRGQARVVEELVLGFDAWLSDPVDAGRAPRRLLEWVDEATESLFDLSKERPELLQGDISGAGIHRRGRARAILDYVSSFTDQQAVAAFDLLTRAG
- a CDS encoding sensor histidine kinase encodes the protein MQADWVKTLPAHPRRRDTLIAGFWLVVGAAAWAAGFTGIWRQLAVIEAPRWWFLVTLAAVVALLLVRSRMPLLALALGACVALVDTLLGASLAVVFAFTDLIYAAVKYGSAGAVRILLRVAGVAAVALAAAVVLVAPGHPTVAVALVQWGLIVAVSGLWGWNVRAERASTSAELARRHASDTRELRTRIAHDLHDLVANQIAVAGLHVEAAKLQAAKLGRPEAGSAGGGLPVHDDRSAPGPRPELAALAQSLERAKSGTDRAHHELRGLISVLTLVDEADSGAPANAGEELAALANLLPAGRELRWVGSAEGTIGLALAGEQAARVRILLRALQELTANAAKHGSGDVEMRAELLGGDSETAAGRPLQITVSNPRRPGEHAAPSGTGLGIEGTRVLLESVGGRLRSSADGDSWSAELELPILGARGRRATATEGKR
- a CDS encoding NUDIX hydrolase, with the translated sequence MARTKAEARQQLKDAVDRGFGINFTPPFPQTDGELRRSAVLILFGALDQVPADPSAGEPVAAELDVLLTRRATRMRHHAGQIAFPGGGVEPEDTDMAQTALREAAEETGLDPTGVEVLGTLPEIHVPVSRNLVTPVIGWWRLPSNVAADHTESVEVFRVPVAELLDPAARGHSVLRREGATHRGAAFKLQDRFGGHTVWGFTGMLLSSVFDGVGWAVPWEPGTDFEVTG